The Paenibacillus mucilaginosus 3016 genome includes the window ACGTCACGCTCCGTAAAGTCCCTCTCCCCCTGCTCGTCCAGAGCGAACTTGTACTTGTATTTTTCCATCAGCACACACCACCGCTTCAAGGAAACCTCCGACACGAATACACGCTGGGCTAACGACTCTATGTTCACGGGTACATTCATCCTTTCTGAGAGAACAGTTTGGCAAGCTTGTGTTACTAGAATACCTTCCCCCGCAAAAATATACTGTCGAAGCCCGGTGTCAGAATCGCAGAAATAAAGCAAAAGCGTGTACGATCCCAGCGAAAACGAACGCAGCCGGGCAAAAAGAAAGACGAAGGGCGCCTCCTCTATCATTCCGTGCGCATCGGCAAACCGATCAAATGACAAAAACGAGCTAAAGCGAGTTAAGTTTTCCTGTACGTCCAAAAAGCCGCCGGCTCCCATAAGGAGCCCGCGGCCTGCTTGCCGGGTATCGTCCTGCTGCTGCGTCTATCCCGGCACCCGGACGATTAAGGCGAGATGCTTCCCGGTGCCGGCACATTGTCCCTGTATTCATAGTCCCCGATCTCTGGCGCCGGATGACTGTGCAGAAAATGATGCTCCACCCGGTCGCTGAGATTCATCAGGTCCGCCGACAGCAGGGACAGAAGCTCCGAGAGGTCCTTCAGGGTCCGGTAATCCTTCTTGAACCGGTAGGCGAGCGGCCGGCTTCCCTCCTGCTCCGCTTCGCTCAGCTTCTCGAACGCTTCCTTGTCCCCGCCGAGCGCGCTGCGGTACTCCTTGAGGGACTCCTCCAGCTTCGCCTCCACGTCCTGGATGCACGGACGCAGCTCCACCCGCAGGTCGGCCAGGCTCTGGCGCAGAGCCATCACTTCGGAGCGCTCCTCCGGGAGGGCGTGCATCGTGCTGAAGTGCTCTCTCATCCGGTCGAGATGGCCGATGAGCTCCTGCAGCTGGCCGGATTGCAGCCGGCTCTTGGCGCTGTCGAGCTCGCACAGCGCTTCGCCAAACCGGATCCGCTCCAGAATCTGCGTTACTTGATCTTCCATGGTAATCCTCCTCTGCCGCTGGAATCGGTCAAGCCTTACATCATCGGGGCAGGTCCAGGGTTCGTAGGCTGGTAGGCATGCAGGAAGGTTTTGGCGGTATGATCCTGCATCGTCGGCACCTGGTACAGGCCCTGCTGGTTCATGATCAGGAACGTCTCATACGCCTGCTCGGCGCAGAGGTTGGCGCCCTGCTGCAGCATGCGTCTGACGTTCGGGTCGGCACACTCCAGGCAGGCCTGCATGTGGTTCTTCGCGGAAGCCTTGTGGCAGGAGAGCACCGCGGCCAGAATCTGGCGGTCATTCAGCGCGCCCTGCAGCATCGGCGCCATAGGTGCCGGACGGTCGAGGCCGTATTGGATCTGCTCCGGACGGATGCCGGAATTGAAGCCCGGCATGCCCGCTCCCGGCGCCTTCGCCGCGCTGTAATCATGCGTGTAAGCTACGAGCTGGTCATACCCGGCCACAGCCGTCTGCAGGTGGCGCGAGACCAGATCGCGGACCGCCGGCGACTGGGCCATTTGTCCGTAGAGAGCGAAATGCTCGATGAGGTTCATTTTTTCGTTGAGAATTTCATGGACTTCCATCGTTTCGTGAGCGCCGAATGGCATGGGGGTAGTCTCCTTTTGTCGTCAAATCGGTTCCTGGCTCTTCTAAGCCCATAGGTTACTTTTCCCAGATCGCCCCGCAGATATTCCATCCCCTTCCACAAAATCCACCCGCCGCCAACCGCCGCTGGAAATGCCTTCATCGTATGGTATACTGTCTTACAGCATTCACATCCCCTCTTCAGACAAAGGAGTGCCGAATCATGGAAAAGAGAGCCTTCGGAACGACGGGACAGCAATTCCCGATCTTGAGCTTCGGCGCCCAGCGCATCGTGGACGAGCACGGCTGCTCAGAAGAAGAAGCCGTGCGCATTGTGCACCGGGCCATCGAAGCGGGCGTCACCTACTTCGATACGGCGCCGAGCTATTCGGCCGGGCAGTCGGAGCAGCGCCTCGGCCTCGCACTGGAGGGTAGGCGCAGCGATGTATGGATCGCCACGAAGACGCACGACCGGACCCGGGACGGCTCGTGGCGGCTGCTCGAAGCGAGCCTCAAGCGGCTGAAGACCGATCATGTCGACGAGTGGCGTCTTCATAACATCATGACGATGGAAGAGCTCGACGCCTGCTTCGCCGCGGACGGGGCCCTCAAGGCGCTGCAGGAAGCACAGGAGCAGGGCGTCGTCAAAAAGCTCTCGATCAGCGGACACACCAATCCCAGCGTCCAGCTCGAGGCGCTCGAGCGCTTCGCGTTCGACAGCGCGCTGGTGGCCGTCTCCGCCCCCGACCACCTCATCTACAGCTTCGCTCACGAATTCCTGCCGAAGGCGCTGGAGCGGGGCACGGCGGTCATCGGGATGAAGGTGTTCGCGCTTGGCAAGCTCGCCCCCTGGTACGAGAAGGCGCTGCAGTACACCTGGAGCCTGCCGGTCTCCACGGCGATCGTCGGTATGGAGACGATGGACCAGCTCGAGCGCAACCTGGCTGCGGCCCGGAGCTTCCGGCCGATGACCGAGGTGGAGCAGCTTGAGTTCCTGAAGGAAATCGCCCACCTCGCCACGCCTGACGTGCTGCGCTGGAAAGCGTCCGAATGGACCTCCGGCCAGTGGTACCAGCGTCCCTGAGGCACGGCGCCATGCTGTGGCGGGCGGCAGACGAGCCCCATTCCCTGCAGCTTGGGCGGGCATCGGGAACAACAAGGGGGGCCGGAATCAACGGCCCCCCTTGTTGTCATGCCTGGCGGGGCGGCTTTATCCCGGCGTCCGGCACGTTGTCCCCTACACCGGAATCACCGCCTTCCTCCCGCGTCAGCTGCCTTTGGCGTGCCGGCGCCTGCCGCTCCTT containing:
- a CDS encoding aldo/keto reductase, whose product is MEKRAFGTTGQQFPILSFGAQRIVDEHGCSEEEAVRIVHRAIEAGVTYFDTAPSYSAGQSEQRLGLALEGRRSDVWIATKTHDRTRDGSWRLLEASLKRLKTDHVDEWRLHNIMTMEELDACFAADGALKALQEAQEQGVVKKLSISGHTNPSVQLEALERFAFDSALVAVSAPDHLIYSFAHEFLPKALERGTAVIGMKVFALGKLAPWYEKALQYTWSLPVSTAIVGMETMDQLERNLAAARSFRPMTEVEQLEFLKEIAHLATPDVLRWKASEWTSGQWYQRP
- a CDS encoding spore coat protein codes for the protein MPFGAHETMEVHEILNEKMNLIEHFALYGQMAQSPAVRDLVSRHLQTAVAGYDQLVAYTHDYSAAKAPGAGMPGFNSGIRPEQIQYGLDRPAPMAPMLQGALNDRQILAAVLSCHKASAKNHMQACLECADPNVRRMLQQGANLCAEQAYETFLIMNQQGLYQVPTMQDHTAKTFLHAYQPTNPGPAPMM